The genomic window GCTGCTGTCGCTGATCGTGCTCGCGTTCGCGCCGGCGACCGCGTCGGCGGAGGCCCCGCTGCGGCTGCCCGAGCACATCACCGACCTGTCGGGGGTGCTCGACGACGGCCAGCGTGCCGACGTGCAGGACGCCCTCGACACGTTGTACGCCGACCACAAGGTGTCGCTGTGGGTGGTGTACGTGCCGGACTTCGACGGACTCGATCGGGAGACGTGGACGACGCGGACCGCGACGGCGAGTGCTCTCGGGAACCGGGACGTGCTCCTGGCCGTCGCGACGACGGACCGCGACTACATGCTGGACGTCCCGCAGGCCCTGTCGCAGATCAGCGACGCGGAGGTGACGTCGATCCAGGTGGATTCGGTGGAGCCGATGCTGCGCGACGACGACTGGTCGGGTGCGGCGATCGCGGCGGCGGGCAGCATCGACGACGCCCTGGCCCCGGGGACGACGGGCACGACGGTGCTGTGGGTGGGGCTCGGTGTGGCCGTCGTGGCGGGCGCCGTGGTGGTCGTCTTCACGCGCCGTAAGCGGAGGCGGCAGCAGGAGCAGGACGTGGCAGCCGCCCACCGGGTCGATCCTACGAACCCCGAAGCGCTTGCTGCCCTGCCGATTCCCGCGCTCGATGCACTCGCGAAGGAGGTTCTCGTCGAGACCGACAATGCGATCCGCACGTCCGAGGAGGAACTGGCCCTCGCGGTCGGCGAGTTCGGCGCCGACGCCACGGCCACGTTCACCACGGCGTTCGAGCAGGCACGGGCCGCGCTGGCGTCGGCGTTCTCGATCCGGCAGCGACTCGACGACGACATCCCCGAAACCCCGCAGCAGCAGCGGGACATGCTCGTCGAACTCGTCACGACGTGCGCACGGGCCGACAAGGAACTCGACGACCGGGTGGCCGAGTTCGATGCGATGCGCGATCTGCTGCTGGACGCCCCGGCCCGCCTCGACGCGCTCACGCAGGCGGTCGTCGCGCTGACGGTGCGGGCGCCGCAGTCCGACGCCACCCTGGCCGCGCTGCGCGCCGAGTTCCCGGCGTCCGTGCTGGCGACCGTCGAGCACAATCCCGCGATGGCGCGGGAGCGGATCGTGTTCGCGGAGCAGAACATCGCGGCCGGACGGGACGCGGTGGCGCTGCCCGCCGGCAAGCAGGGCCCCGCGGTGGCGGCGATCCGCGCTGCGGAGGCCGCCCTCGATCAGGCCCGTACCCTCCTCGACGCCCTCGACCGCGCGGACACCGACATCCGGCACGCGATCGCGACGCTGCCGGCGGCGATGGCGGACGTCCAGCGTGGCATAGACACTGCGGATGCCCTCGCGGCTCGGGGTGGTGCAGCGCTCACACAAGCGCGGGCCGCCGCGGCGGCCGCGTTGCGGGACGCGCAGGCCGCGAAGGATTCCGATCCACTGGGCAGTTTCACGAAGGTCGTCGAGGCGGATGCCGCCCTCGATGCCGTGCTGGCCGACGCACAGGAGGCGCAGCAGCAGACCGACCGGGCCCGGGCCCGCCTCGCCCAGGATCTGACGGCTGCCGAGTCTCAGGTGAGCGCGGCCGCGGACTTCATCGGCACCCGGCGCGGGGCCGTCGGCGCGGAGGCCCGCACCCGGCTGTCCGAGGCGCAACGGCATCTCGAGGCCGCCCGGCAACTCGCGCAGTCGGATCCGTCGCAGGCCCTGCAGCACGCGCAGGCCGCCACCCAGCTGGGCGCCAAGGCCCTGTGGGCGGCGCAGGCCGACGTGAACCGCTACCAGGATCAGCAGCGTCCGCCCGGCGGCGGCATCAGCGGTGGCTCCCGCGGGAATGCTGCCGGCGCGATTCTCGGCGGCATCCTCATCGACAGCATGCTGCGCGGCAGCCGAGGCGGGCACGGAGGCTTCGGCGGCGGCTGGAGCGGGCCGCGGCCCGGATCGTTCGGCGGCTCCGGCAGTTCCGGCCGTGTCGGCCGCGGAGGCGGGGGCCGGTTCTAGACATTTCAGGCCTGTTGTCGGAGCCCGCTGCTACGTTGGCCCGCGAATTCGATCCGACCCGACGAGGCCGGACGCGCCCTTGACCGAACCGAACCGAAAGCGGGAGTTCCGTGCTGATCAGTGAGTTGCAGACCGAGTTCCACGGCCTTCCCGTCGTGGAGTTCCCCACCGATACGGACGCCGCCCCACCGGCGGTACCGGAGGACGGGCGGGTGGCCTGGCGCCTGTCCGCCGACACCTACGAGGCGGAGATCGAGTGGCCGGAGGTGTTCGAGAAGTTCCGGGCCACGATCGACCCGTCGACCGTACAGGCGATCGTCGTCGGAAGCTGGTCCGATCCGTACGACACCAGTTCGGCCGAGGTGGTGTCGGCGCTCGTCGCGGCCGCCGGCGAGTTCCCGGCGCTGCGCGCACTGTTCCTGGGGGACATGAGCTTCGAGGACTGCGAGATCTCCTGGATCACGCAGTCCGACGTCACTCCCCTGCTCACCGCGTTCCCCCGGCTCGAAGAGCTGCGGGTCCGCGGCGGCACCCAGCTGGCCCTGACCCCGGTCCGGCACGAACAGCTGCGCACCCTGGTGATCGAAACGGGTGGCCTGCCCGGCGACGTGGTCCGCGCGGTCGCCGCCTCGGATCTGCCGGCCCTGACCGAACTCGAACTGTGGTTGGGCGACGAGAACTACGGCGCCGACTCCGGTATCGACGATGTCGCCCCGATCCTCGCCGGCGAAAAGCTTCCGCACCTGACGCACCTCGCGCTCTCCAACAGCGAGTACGAGGACGACATCGCGGCCGCGCTGGCGACGGCGCCGATCGTGCCGCGACTGCGTGTCCTGGACCTGTCGAAGGGGGTGCTGTCGGATACGGGCGCCGAGGCCCTGCTGGCCGGGCAACCGCTCACCCACCTCGAATCGCTGGACCTGCACCACAACTATCTGACGGACGGCATGCGGGATCGGCTGCGGGCGGCGCTCGAACCGTCCGGTGTGCAGGTGAACCTCGACGGCGACGATGCCGACGAGTACGAGTACGACGGCACGACGTACCGGTCCGTCGCGGTCGGCGAGTGACCCCACCCCGCCTGGCGGTGGTGGGCAATCCCGGGAACCGGCGCGTCACCCTGTTCCTGGACGCGGCGCGGCGGCGGGGCCTGCCCGCCCCGAGGGTGGTGTCCTGGCGTGACGTCCTCACCGCGGGCGGCGCCCGGTTCGCACCCGACGAGTGGGTGCGGCTCGAATCCCCCGGTGAGGATCCCGAGGTGGACGCACTACTGCGCGGCCCCGGCGACCCGACCCGGATCGCGTCCGGACCACGCTGGTACACAACACTTCTCGCTTCAGTCGGGACGCTGAACGGTGGGCGCCGGTGGACCGATCCGGCCGATCTGGCTGCGCTGTTCGACAAGCGGCGCTGCCACGGCGTCCTCGCGAATGCCGGTGTTCCGGTACCGGTGTCGCCCACGTCGGGCGCCGGTGCCCCGGTTCCACGGAACTGGCGTCAGGTCCGGGAACTGGCGGACACGGCCGGTCTGCGCCGCTTCTTCGT from Prescottella sp. R16 includes these protein-coding regions:
- a CDS encoding YgcG family protein, with amino-acid sequence MSRASRSVPRAFAASLVGTLLSLIVLAFAPATASAEAPLRLPEHITDLSGVLDDGQRADVQDALDTLYADHKVSLWVVYVPDFDGLDRETWTTRTATASALGNRDVLLAVATTDRDYMLDVPQALSQISDAEVTSIQVDSVEPMLRDDDWSGAAIAAAGSIDDALAPGTTGTTVLWVGLGVAVVAGAVVVVFTRRKRRRQQEQDVAAAHRVDPTNPEALAALPIPALDALAKEVLVETDNAIRTSEEELALAVGEFGADATATFTTAFEQARAALASAFSIRQRLDDDIPETPQQQRDMLVELVTTCARADKELDDRVAEFDAMRDLLLDAPARLDALTQAVVALTVRAPQSDATLAALRAEFPASVLATVEHNPAMARERIVFAEQNIAAGRDAVALPAGKQGPAVAAIRAAEAALDQARTLLDALDRADTDIRHAIATLPAAMADVQRGIDTADALAARGGAALTQARAAAAAALRDAQAAKDSDPLGSFTKVVEADAALDAVLADAQEAQQQTDRARARLAQDLTAAESQVSAAADFIGTRRGAVGAEARTRLSEAQRHLEAARQLAQSDPSQALQHAQAATQLGAKALWAAQADVNRYQDQQRPPGGGISGGSRGNAAGAILGGILIDSMLRGSRGGHGGFGGGWSGPRPGSFGGSGSSGRVGRGGGGRF
- a CDS encoding STM4015 family protein produces the protein MLISELQTEFHGLPVVEFPTDTDAAPPAVPEDGRVAWRLSADTYEAEIEWPEVFEKFRATIDPSTVQAIVVGSWSDPYDTSSAEVVSALVAAAGEFPALRALFLGDMSFEDCEISWITQSDVTPLLTAFPRLEELRVRGGTQLALTPVRHEQLRTLVIETGGLPGDVVRAVAASDLPALTELELWLGDENYGADSGIDDVAPILAGEKLPHLTHLALSNSEYEDDIAAALATAPIVPRLRVLDLSKGVLSDTGAEALLAGQPLTHLESLDLHHNYLTDGMRDRLRAALEPSGVQVNLDGDDADEYEYDGTTYRSVAVGE